In Synechocystis sp. PCC 6714, the following are encoded in one genomic region:
- a CDS encoding nucleotidyltransferase family protein, giving the protein MTIKAIKLPMKKIAEFCHKWQVIELALFGSVLRDDFRLDSDIDVMVQFDPDAHPTFRTLDQMEAELKTIFDRDIDLITRQGIEASRNYLRRHEILSSAQVIYATGSSIPA; this is encoded by the coding sequence ATGACGATTAAGGCGATCAAATTACCAATGAAAAAAATTGCTGAGTTTTGTCACAAATGGCAAGTAATAGAACTGGCTTTATTTGGGTCTGTCCTGCGTGATGACTTCCGCCTAGACAGTGACATTGATGTGATGGTGCAATTTGATCCAGATGCCCATCCCACTTTCCGTACCTTAGACCAGATGGAAGCAGAACTTAAAACCATTTTTGATCGAGATATTGACCTGATTACTCGACAGGGCATTGAAGCTAGTCGCAACTACTTACGCCGTCACGAAATTCTTTCCTCAGCCCAGGTGATTTATGCAACGGGATCTTCAATTCCTGCTTGA
- a CDS encoding DUF86 domain-containing protein, with product MQRDLQFLLDMLQSAELILTYTAQCSKDEFVANVQLQDSVIRRLLVIAEAARRVSDPTRKALPKVSWQEINGMRNRLVHEYDDVNLNIVWDVLQREIPSLIEELKSQIPPEPEV from the coding sequence ATGCAACGGGATCTTCAATTCCTGCTTGATATGCTCCAGTCCGCAGAGCTAATCCTGACTTACACCGCTCAATGCTCAAAAGATGAGTTTGTTGCAAACGTTCAGCTTCAAGATTCAGTCATTCGGCGACTATTGGTTATTGCTGAAGCGGCAAGACGAGTTTCAGACCCTACTCGGAAGGCCTTACCGAAGGTCTCTTGGCAAGAAATCAACGGAATGCGAAATCGGTTAGTGCATGAATATGATGATGTTAACCTCAACATTGTCTGGGATGTTCTTCAGCGGGAAATACCGTCTTTAATCGAAGAATTGAAATCTCAAATTCCTCCAGAGCCAGAGGTATAG
- a CDS encoding DUF29 domain-containing protein, whose product MANKLYEQDLQKWIEKTIDSLKKREFESLDIEHLIEELVDLGKSEKNTLKSNLMILLAHLLKLQVQSNAPESMKGSWYNSVLEYHQRVLNNLADTPSLKSFLPEAMEKSYKDARKLAISRENWLGLGSECPMRKSIPWFVLFPLSRS is encoded by the coding sequence ATGGCCAATAAATTATATGAACAGGACTTGCAAAAATGGATTGAGAAAACTATTGACTCACTGAAAAAACGTGAGTTTGAATCATTGGATATTGAGCATTTGATTGAGGAATTGGTGGACTTGGGTAAATCAGAAAAAAATACACTGAAAAGTAATTTAATGATTTTGTTAGCCCATTTACTCAAGTTACAGGTTCAGTCCAATGCGCCAGAATCTATGAAGGGGAGCTGGTATAATTCAGTATTAGAATATCATCAGCGGGTTTTAAATAATTTAGCTGACACACCTTCCCTTAAAAGTTTCTTACCGGAAGCAATGGAAAAATCCTATAAAGATGCTCGAAAACTAGCTATAAGCAGGGAAAATTGGCTCGGCTTGGGGTCGGAATGCCCAATGAGAAAGAGTATCCCTTGGTTTGTCCTTTTTCCGCTGAGCAGATCCTGA
- the proB gene encoding glutamate 5-kinase, with the protein MAMQPQTLVIKIGTSSLARPESGQLALSTIAALVETLCQLINRGHRVVLVSSGAVGVGCSRLGLTERPKKMAFKQAIAAVGQGRLMRTYDDLFSSLQQPIAQILLTRRELIERTAYVNAYNTFQALFELGVIAIVNENDTVAIDELKFGDNDTLSALVASLVEADWLFLLTDVDRLYSNDPRLDPDAYPIALVRATELAQLQVRTDSTGSAWGTGGMATKITAARIATGSGVRTVITHGQKPQQILAILEGADLGTQFEPQPRSDNARKRWIAYGLVPTGKIFIDAGAVQALKARGKSLLAIGVVALEGEFSATDAVVICDPQGQELGRGLVNYNSNELEKIKGLHSEAIAEVLSYMGPDTVIHRDNLVLQET; encoded by the coding sequence ATGGCAATGCAACCCCAAACTTTGGTGATTAAAATTGGTACTTCTAGCTTGGCCCGGCCTGAATCTGGTCAGTTAGCCCTGTCCACCATTGCGGCGTTGGTGGAAACTTTGTGCCAGTTAATTAACCGAGGCCATCGGGTGGTGTTGGTTTCCTCTGGAGCTGTGGGGGTAGGTTGTAGTCGTTTGGGTCTAACAGAAAGGCCGAAAAAAATGGCCTTTAAGCAGGCGATCGCCGCGGTGGGTCAGGGGCGATTAATGCGGACCTACGACGACCTATTTAGTAGTTTGCAACAACCCATTGCCCAAATTTTGCTGACCAGACGGGAATTGATTGAACGTACTGCCTACGTCAACGCCTACAACACGTTCCAAGCCTTGTTTGAATTAGGGGTAATTGCCATCGTTAATGAAAACGACACGGTGGCGATCGATGAATTGAAGTTTGGTGACAATGACACCCTTTCTGCTTTGGTAGCTAGCCTGGTGGAAGCGGATTGGTTGTTTTTACTCACTGATGTAGACCGCCTTTATTCCAACGATCCCCGCTTAGACCCCGATGCCTATCCCATTGCCCTGGTCAGAGCGACGGAGTTGGCCCAATTGCAGGTCCGCACCGATAGTACTGGTTCAGCTTGGGGCACCGGTGGCATGGCCACTAAAATCACCGCTGCTCGCATTGCCACTGGTTCAGGGGTCCGCACTGTTATCACCCATGGGCAAAAACCCCAACAGATTTTAGCCATTCTTGAAGGGGCCGATTTAGGCACCCAATTTGAACCCCAACCCCGCTCCGATAATGCCCGCAAACGCTGGATTGCCTATGGCTTGGTGCCCACCGGGAAAATTTTCATTGATGCTGGGGCAGTGCAAGCTCTTAAAGCTAGGGGCAAATCATTATTGGCGATCGGTGTTGTTGCTTTGGAGGGGGAATTCAGTGCCACCGATGCTGTTGTAATCTGTGATCCCCAAGGCCAAGAATTAGGGCGGGGATTAGTTAACTACAACTCCAACGAGCTAGAGAAGATTAAAGGGCTCCACTCCGAGGCGATCGCCGAAGTTTTGAGTTATATGGGGCCAGATACGGTCATCCATCGGGACAATTTGGTCTTGCAGGAAACTTAG
- a CDS encoding photosystem II reaction center protein J: MFAEGRIPLWVVGVVAGIGAIGVLGLFFYGAYAGLGSSM; encoded by the coding sequence ATGTTTGCAGAAGGCAGAATCCCTTTGTGGGTGGTAGGCGTAGTGGCTGGTATTGGTGCCATTGGCGTGCTGGGTTTATTTTTCTACGGAGCCTACGCCGGTTTAGGTTCTTCCATGTAA
- a CDS encoding photosystem II reaction center protein L — MERNSNPNRQPVELNRTSLYLGLLLVAVLGILFSSYFFN; from the coding sequence ATGGAAAGAAATTCAAATCCCAACCGCCAACCGGTGGAGTTAAATCGTACTTCTTTGTACCTGGGTCTGTTATTGGTGGCCGTATTGGGGATTCTGTTCTCCAGCTATTTCTTTAACTAA
- the psbF gene encoding cytochrome b559 subunit beta → MATQNPNQPVTYPIFTVRWLAVHTLAVPSVFFVGAIAAMQFIQR, encoded by the coding sequence ATGGCAACCCAAAATCCTAATCAACCGGTCACTTATCCTATTTTTACGGTCCGCTGGCTGGCGGTTCACACCCTGGCTGTGCCTTCTGTCTTTTTTGTCGGGGCGATCGCCGCGATGCAATTCATTCAACGCTAG
- the psbE gene encoding cytochrome b559 subunit alpha yields the protein MSGSTGERPFSDIVTSIRYWVIHSITIPMLFIAGWLFVSTGLAYDAFGTPRPDEYFTQTRQELPILQERYDINQEIQEFNQ from the coding sequence ATGTCAGGGTCTACCGGTGAGCGTCCGTTTTCCGATATTGTCACTAGCATCCGTTATTGGGTGATCCACAGCATTACCATTCCGATGTTGTTCATCGCTGGGTGGTTGTTTGTCAGCACAGGCTTGGCCTACGATGCCTTTGGCACCCCCCGTCCCGATGAATATTTCACCCAGACCCGTCAAGAGCTGCCTATTCTCCAGGAACGCTACGACATTAATCAGGAAATTCAAGAATTTAATCAATAA
- a CDS encoding photosynthesis system II assembly factor Ycf48, which yields MAFKLPSFKFERLKQLFLVAAIAVFCVSCSHVPDLGFNPWQEIVLETDSTFADIAFTEDPNHGWLVGTKETIFETTDGGDTWEQKLIDLGEEKASFTAVSFSGDEGWITGKPSILLHTTDGGQTWARIPLSEKLPGAPYSIIALGPQTAEMITDLGAIYKTTNGGKNWKALVEGAVGVARTIQRSPDGRYVAVSARGNFYSTWAPGQTEWTPHNRNSSRRLQTMGYGQDGQLWLLARGGQLQFSTDPDAEEWSDVIAPQDKGSWGLLDLSFRTPEELWVAGASGNLLMSQDGGQTWAKDTAVENIPANLYRVVFLSPEKGFVLGQDGVLLKYSPSTEMAMVS from the coding sequence ATGGCTTTTAAATTACCCAGTTTTAAATTTGAGCGACTGAAGCAACTTTTCCTAGTGGCGGCGATCGCCGTTTTTTGTGTTAGCTGTAGCCATGTGCCGGACTTAGGTTTTAATCCCTGGCAGGAAATTGTTTTAGAGACGGATTCCACCTTTGCGGATATTGCTTTTACTGAAGACCCGAACCATGGCTGGCTCGTTGGTACAAAGGAAACCATTTTTGAAACAACCGATGGGGGAGATACTTGGGAACAAAAGCTGATCGATCTGGGAGAGGAAAAAGCCAGTTTCACCGCAGTGAGTTTTTCTGGGGATGAAGGTTGGATTACCGGTAAGCCGTCAATTCTGCTCCACACCACCGATGGTGGCCAAACCTGGGCCCGCATTCCCCTAAGTGAAAAACTTCCCGGTGCCCCCTACAGCATCATTGCTCTGGGGCCCCAGACAGCGGAAATGATTACGGATTTGGGCGCAATTTATAAAACCACCAACGGGGGCAAAAACTGGAAAGCTTTGGTGGAAGGAGCCGTAGGGGTAGCCCGTACCATCCAACGATCGCCGGATGGCCGTTATGTGGCGGTATCCGCCCGGGGTAATTTCTATTCCACTTGGGCCCCAGGGCAAACGGAATGGACTCCCCATAACCGTAATTCCTCTCGACGTTTGCAAACCATGGGCTATGGCCAGGACGGTCAACTATGGTTGCTGGCCCGGGGGGGACAACTCCAGTTCAGCACCGACCCCGATGCAGAGGAATGGAGTGATGTAATTGCGCCCCAGGACAAGGGTAGTTGGGGGTTACTAGACCTATCTTTCCGTACCCCAGAAGAGTTATGGGTAGCGGGGGCCAGCGGGAATCTATTGATGAGCCAAGATGGGGGCCAAACCTGGGCCAAGGACACGGCGGTGGAGAATATTCCCGCTAATCTTTATCGGGTGGTATTCCTCAGTCCGGAGAAAGGATTTGTGTTGGGGCAAGACGGGGTTCTGCTCAAATACAGCCCCAGCACTGAAATGGCTATGGTTTCCTAG
- a CDS encoding rubredoxin, giving the protein MSERPPEKTLAELASPNHECRACGYVYIPSQGDQKTNISPGTPFEALPLNWKCPVCGAPRNYFMSTGETDAPSGFAENLNYGFGFNRMSSGKKNLLIFGSLFVIFLFFLSLYGMG; this is encoded by the coding sequence ATGAGTGAGCGTCCCCCCGAAAAGACCTTAGCGGAGTTGGCCTCCCCGAACCATGAATGCCGGGCTTGCGGCTATGTTTACATCCCCAGCCAAGGGGATCAGAAAACCAACATTTCCCCTGGCACTCCCTTTGAGGCGCTACCCCTTAATTGGAAATGTCCGGTCTGTGGAGCGCCTCGCAATTATTTCATGAGTACGGGGGAAACCGATGCTCCTTCTGGTTTTGCGGAAAATCTCAACTATGGTTTTGGTTTTAACCGCATGAGCAGTGGCAAAAAAAACCTTTTAATTTTTGGTAGCCTTTTCGTCATTTTCCTCTTTTTTCTTAGTCTTTACGGCATGGGTTAA
- the dxs gene encoding 1-deoxy-D-xylulose-5-phosphate synthase, with the protein MHISELTHPNQLKGLSIRELEEVSRQIREKHLQTVATSGGHLGPGLGVVELTVALYSTLDLDKDRVIWDVGHQAYPHKMLTGRYHDFHTLRQKNGVAGYLKRSESRFDHFGAGHASTSISAGLGMALARDAKGEDFKVVSIIGDGALTGGMALEAINHAGHLPHTKLMVVLNDNEMSISPNVGAISRYLNKVRLSSPMQFLTDNLEEQIKHLPFVGDSLTPEMERVKEGMKRLVVPKVGAVIEELGFKYFGPIDGHNLQELIDTFKQAEKVPGPVFVHVSTTKGKGYDLAEKDQVGYHAQSPFNLSTGKAYPSSKPKPPSYSKVFAHTLTTLAKDNPNIVGITAAMATGTGLDKLQAKLPKQYVDVGIAEQHAVTLAAGMACEGIRPVVAIYSTFLQRGYDQIIHDVCIQKLPVFFCLDRAGIVGADGPTHQGMYDIAYLRCIPNLVLMAPKDEAELQQMLVTGVNYTDGAIAMRYPRGNGIGVPLMEEGWEPLEIGKAEILRSGDDVLLLGYGSMVYPALQTAELLHEHGIEATVVNARFVKPLDTELILPLAQRIGKVVTMEEGCLMGGFGSAVAETLMDNNVLVPLKRLGVPDILVDHATPEQSTVDLGLTPAQMAEDIMASLFKAESAVTPRVS; encoded by the coding sequence ATGCACATTAGCGAACTGACCCACCCCAACCAGTTAAAGGGTTTATCCATCCGTGAATTGGAGGAAGTTTCCCGGCAAATTCGAGAAAAGCATTTGCAAACTGTGGCCACCAGTGGTGGTCATTTGGGGCCAGGACTGGGAGTGGTGGAATTAACGGTGGCCCTATATTCCACCCTGGATTTGGATAAGGACCGGGTGATCTGGGATGTGGGACACCAGGCCTACCCCCATAAAATGTTGACGGGACGCTATCACGATTTCCACACCCTGCGGCAAAAGAATGGGGTCGCCGGCTATCTCAAGCGTTCCGAAAGTCGTTTTGACCATTTTGGGGCGGGGCACGCTTCCACCAGTATTTCCGCTGGGTTGGGTATGGCTTTGGCCCGGGATGCCAAAGGGGAAGATTTTAAGGTGGTTTCCATCATTGGTGACGGAGCCCTGACCGGGGGCATGGCCTTGGAAGCGATTAACCATGCGGGGCATTTACCCCACACCAAGCTGATGGTAGTGCTTAACGATAATGAAATGTCCATTTCCCCCAATGTGGGGGCCATTTCCCGTTATCTGAACAAAGTCCGCCTCAGCAGTCCGATGCAGTTTTTGACGGACAATCTAGAGGAACAGATCAAACATTTGCCCTTTGTCGGGGATTCTCTGACCCCGGAAATGGAGCGGGTTAAGGAAGGGATGAAGCGCTTAGTGGTCCCCAAAGTGGGAGCTGTGATCGAAGAGTTGGGCTTTAAATATTTTGGTCCCATTGACGGCCACAATTTGCAGGAATTGATCGACACCTTTAAACAGGCGGAAAAAGTACCAGGACCGGTATTTGTCCATGTTTCCACCACTAAAGGTAAAGGCTACGATCTAGCAGAAAAGGATCAGGTAGGTTACCACGCCCAAAGTCCCTTTAACCTTTCCACTGGCAAGGCCTATCCTTCCAGTAAGCCGAAACCCCCCAGTTACTCCAAAGTTTTTGCCCACACGTTAACCACCTTGGCCAAGGACAATCCCAACATTGTCGGCATTACTGCAGCTATGGCTACCGGGACAGGGCTAGATAAACTGCAGGCCAAATTACCGAAACAGTATGTGGATGTGGGTATTGCGGAACAACATGCTGTGACCCTAGCGGCGGGGATGGCCTGCGAGGGCATTCGTCCAGTGGTGGCAATTTATTCCACCTTTTTGCAACGGGGTTACGACCAGATTATCCATGACGTTTGCATTCAGAAATTACCCGTATTTTTCTGTCTGGACCGGGCGGGTATTGTGGGGGCAGACGGGCCCACCCACCAGGGCATGTATGACATTGCCTATCTCCGTTGCATTCCCAATCTGGTGCTGATGGCTCCCAAGGATGAAGCGGAGTTACAACAAATGTTGGTTACTGGCGTTAACTATACCGACGGGGCGATCGCCATGCGTTATCCCCGGGGTAATGGCATTGGGGTGCCGCTGATGGAGGAAGGTTGGGAACCGTTGGAAATCGGTAAAGCTGAAATTCTCCGCTCCGGCGATGACGTACTCCTGTTGGGCTACGGCTCCATGGTCTATCCGGCTCTGCAAACGGCGGAATTGCTCCACGAACACGGCATTGAAGCAACGGTGGTTAATGCTCGCTTTGTCAAACCTTTGGATACGGAATTAATCCTGCCCCTGGCCCAGCGCATCGGCAAAGTGGTGACTATGGAAGAGGGTTGCCTAATGGGGGGCTTTGGTTCAGCGGTGGCGGAGACTCTGATGGATAACAACGTGTTGGTACCCTTGAAGCGTTTAGGGGTGCCCGACATACTCGTTGACCATGCCACTCCTGAGCAATCCACAGTCGATCTAGGTTTAACCCCAGCCCAGATGGCGGAGGATATTATGGCTTCGCTGTTCAAAGCTGAATCCGCCGTAACCCCGCGGGTCAGTTAA
- a CDS encoding DUF561 domain-containing protein has protein sequence MSVNLSQLHQALENRTALKVISGLNNFDSAKVLAVVQAAQVGGATFVDIAADRQLIQQVRHAIDLPICVSAVEAELLVEAVAAGADLVEIGNFDSFYAQGRRFEGPEVLALTQATRQLLPHTLLSVTVPHILALDEQVQLAEALVAAGADIIQTEGGTSAEPHHAGVLGLIEKAAPTLAAAHAISRVVNVPVLCASGLSDVTVPMAIAAGASGVGVGSAINQLNDPVAMVAAVRRLADALVAQPVRVA, from the coding sequence ATGAGCGTAAACCTTTCCCAACTCCACCAGGCCCTGGAAAATCGTACCGCCTTGAAGGTAATTAGTGGTTTAAATAACTTCGACAGCGCCAAAGTTTTGGCCGTGGTGCAAGCTGCCCAGGTCGGAGGCGCCACTTTTGTAGACATTGCAGCCGATCGCCAATTGATCCAACAAGTGCGCCATGCCATTGATTTGCCCATTTGTGTATCGGCGGTGGAAGCAGAATTATTAGTGGAAGCCGTGGCCGCCGGGGCGGACCTGGTGGAAATTGGTAACTTCGACAGTTTTTACGCCCAGGGTCGTCGTTTTGAAGGGCCAGAGGTGTTGGCCCTCACCCAAGCCACCCGTCAATTGTTACCCCACACCCTCCTTTCCGTCACCGTTCCCCATATCCTTGCCCTGGACGAACAGGTGCAATTGGCCGAAGCTTTAGTGGCCGCTGGAGCCGACATCATCCAAACCGAAGGGGGTACCAGTGCTGAACCCCACCATGCCGGAGTTTTGGGACTGATCGAAAAAGCTGCCCCCACCCTAGCCGCCGCCCATGCCATCAGCCGCGTCGTTAATGTTCCTGTCCTCTGTGCCTCCGGTCTATCCGATGTCACCGTTCCCATGGCGATCGCCGCTGGGGCCAGTGGAGTAGGGGTTGGTTCCGCCATTAACCAGTTGAATGATCCTGTGGCCATGGTGGCCGCTGTCCGCCGTCTAGCGGATGCCTTAGTGGCCCAGCCTGTCCGGGTTGCCTAG
- a CDS encoding phospholipid carrier-dependent glycosyltransferase — MVKQIFSKPWTVPLLLTFVWLGSNGLDRLWLTLDKTVPAWDQSNHLSYGLEYLQTLRSPELLSGEWWRSFWMLSPKYPPLTYIVNAPFQAITGGGSDQALISNWLWSGILIICVYALGKKLFSREIGLWAATIMVLTPRLIHSRLIVLLDSPLLAFTLLSFTCLTYWKESKGRRAQWLWAIAAGVALGLGLLSKQSIIFYLFFPLLGLGLWSIWTKQWQRLAQLLVGLLASIPLWYPWYRTNWIYLFSTAQNSNAIPAGLEGDPPINTLAAWTYYWQDLPNALSWVWLLPPLVGMILSLLNRFPSQLQIPSWRSARPGLLWLGYYYGGTYLICSAIQNKDDRYILPYLPIVAIFLAFGLTRWCGRWLWIRWGTLAIAILVTIGNLFPIPGSDGIVQALGPSVLFRPDFVLPAPNTEVIAAAIETTPEQRINLGVIPNTPAINPNTLNYYGAVADFRAYGRELSRNGEIIRRDQENFDWFLTKTGDNYLADPVQTELGETITQNGDFAAVQTWPLPDNSDLTLWHRRQPKVEVKSSQINAELPQLTKVDFPASAPPGQPVPITYHWQGNGDRLSEGIVLLTWENVNDPNQVWFHDHAIGLGELLPSVVDQGVEVVERTAMLPPADLPPGNYRLTGQWLDPATMTAQPLPLPDITLTLDTDAPALAAPPLDFVSQLYYLSQNLRQGITGLEPVFAQVDRINLYDPRHDYLRQGDVSWTYRLSQNPVDPLSLTYAQVLARVLQENPPQAIAALQSLVKLDPENPYAHAYLAFVHLYDWQGYQGEQALKPALALAPENPEINGLQAIALFMQGKIWSAWQTVQNSGLLN, encoded by the coding sequence ATGGTTAAGCAAATTTTTTCTAAACCCTGGACAGTGCCCCTACTGCTAACTTTTGTCTGGCTTGGTAGCAATGGCCTCGATCGCCTGTGGCTTACCCTAGACAAAACGGTGCCCGCTTGGGATCAGAGTAACCATTTATCCTACGGACTGGAATATTTGCAGACGTTAAGGTCACCGGAGCTTTTGAGTGGGGAATGGTGGCGAAGCTTTTGGATGCTTTCCCCTAAATATCCTCCCCTCACCTACATAGTCAATGCTCCTTTCCAAGCAATAACAGGGGGGGGCAGTGATCAAGCCCTGATCAGTAATTGGCTCTGGAGTGGCATTTTAATTATCTGTGTCTACGCCCTGGGCAAGAAACTTTTCAGCCGGGAAATTGGCCTGTGGGCAGCAACCATTATGGTTTTGACTCCCCGCTTAATCCATAGTCGGTTGATTGTGTTGTTGGATAGTCCTCTCCTGGCCTTTACCCTGTTAAGTTTTACCTGTTTGACCTATTGGAAAGAGTCCAAAGGTCGCCGTGCCCAATGGCTCTGGGCGATCGCCGCTGGGGTGGCCCTGGGACTGGGTTTATTGTCTAAACAAAGCATCATTTTTTACCTCTTTTTCCCTTTGCTGGGGTTGGGGCTGTGGAGCATCTGGACGAAGCAGTGGCAACGGTTAGCCCAATTATTAGTGGGTTTACTAGCAAGCATTCCCCTGTGGTATCCCTGGTATCGCACCAACTGGATTTACCTATTCAGCACTGCCCAAAATTCCAATGCTATTCCCGCTGGCCTAGAGGGGGACCCCCCCATTAATACCCTGGCGGCCTGGACTTACTACTGGCAGGATTTACCCAATGCCCTGTCCTGGGTGTGGTTACTACCGCCCTTGGTGGGGATGATTCTGTCTTTGCTCAATCGTTTTCCTTCCCAATTACAAATCCCCAGTTGGCGATCAGCAAGACCGGGCCTGCTCTGGTTAGGCTACTACTACGGCGGTACTTATCTAATCTGCTCCGCCATTCAAAATAAAGATGACCGTTACATTTTGCCCTATTTGCCCATTGTGGCCATTTTCCTTGCCTTTGGTCTGACCCGTTGGTGTGGTCGTTGGTTGTGGATACGGTGGGGCACGTTGGCGATCGCCATTTTGGTCACCATTGGTAATTTATTTCCTATCCCTGGCAGTGATGGCATTGTCCAAGCCCTGGGTCCGTCGGTATTATTCCGTCCCGATTTTGTTTTGCCAGCTCCCAACACGGAAGTCATTGCCGCCGCCATAGAAACTACCCCAGAGCAACGGATTAATTTGGGGGTGATTCCCAATACCCCGGCCATTAATCCCAATACGTTGAATTATTATGGTGCCGTGGCGGATTTTCGGGCCTATGGTCGGGAATTAAGTCGCAATGGGGAAATTATCCGGCGGGATCAGGAAAATTTTGACTGGTTTCTGACCAAAACCGGAGATAACTACCTAGCAGATCCGGTGCAGACTGAATTGGGGGAAACCATTACCCAGAATGGTGATTTTGCCGCTGTGCAAACTTGGCCTTTGCCCGATAACAGTGATTTAACCCTGTGGCACCGCCGTCAACCCAAGGTAGAGGTTAAATCCAGTCAAATTAACGCCGAATTGCCGCAACTAACCAAAGTTGATTTCCCGGCCAGTGCTCCCCCTGGTCAACCGGTACCCATCACCTACCATTGGCAGGGTAACGGCGATCGCCTGAGTGAGGGCATTGTTTTGCTCACTTGGGAAAATGTCAATGATCCTAATCAAGTTTGGTTCCATGACCATGCCATCGGTTTGGGGGAATTGCTTCCCTCGGTTGTGGATCAAGGCGTTGAAGTTGTTGAGCGTACTGCCATGCTTCCCCCAGCAGATCTACCTCCGGGGAATTATCGGTTAACGGGACAATGGTTAGACCCTGCCACCATGACAGCCCAACCCCTACCTTTGCCGGATATCACCCTAACCTTGGATACTGATGCCCCGGCTTTAGCGGCCCCTCCGTTGGATTTTGTCAGTCAACTGTATTATCTTTCCCAAAATTTACGTCAGGGCATTACCGGATTGGAGCCAGTTTTTGCCCAGGTTGACCGGATTAATCTATACGATCCCCGCCACGATTACCTACGCCAGGGGGATGTCAGTTGGACCTATCGCCTGAGCCAAAATCCCGTCGACCCCCTCAGTTTGACCTATGCCCAGGTGTTGGCCCGGGTGTTACAGGAAAATCCCCCCCAGGCGATCGCCGCCTTGCAATCCCTAGTCAAACTGGATCCGGAAAATCCTTACGCCCATGCCTATTTGGCCTTTGTCCATCTCTATGACTGGCAGGGATACCAAGGGGAACAAGCCCTAAAACCCGCTTTGGCATTAGCCCCCGAAAATCCAGAAATTAACGGTCTCCAGGCGATCGCCCTCTTTATGCAGGGAAAAATTTGGTCTGCCTGGCAAACGGTGCAAAATTCTGGGCTATTGAATTAG
- a CDS encoding metal ABC transporter substrate-binding protein encodes MAMSFSLRRVLLASSLTLGFCLTGCGPGEVVPSGSPSPAVTATVTPQSQTKTGEKKKVLTTFSVLADMAQNIAGDKLVVESITRIGAEIHGYEPTPSDIVKAQDADLLLYNGMNLERWFEQFLGNVENVPSAILTEGIEPIAIAEGPYTDKPNPHAWMSPRNALVYVENIRQAFVEIDPDNAEYYNANAAAYSEKLKAIDTQLASDLQNVPPSQRFLVSCEGAFSYLARDYGMEEIYLWPINAEQQFTPKQVQRVIEQVKTNDVPTIFCESTVSDEGQKQVAQATGARFGGNLYVDSLSTEEGPVPTFLDLLEYDARTIANGLLAGANAKP; translated from the coding sequence ATGGCCATGTCATTTTCTCTCCGTCGAGTGTTGCTAGCGTCTAGTTTGACGCTAGGTTTCTGCTTGACCGGTTGCGGCCCAGGGGAAGTTGTCCCATCCGGCTCCCCCAGCCCGGCGGTGACGGCAACAGTGACCCCACAGAGCCAAACTAAAACTGGAGAGAAAAAAAAGGTTTTAACTACGTTCAGCGTCCTGGCAGACATGGCTCAAAACATTGCCGGGGATAAGTTGGTGGTGGAGTCCATTACCCGCATTGGTGCAGAAATCCATGGTTATGAGCCGACTCCCAGTGACATTGTCAAAGCCCAAGATGCAGACTTACTGCTCTATAACGGTATGAACTTGGAACGTTGGTTTGAGCAGTTCCTGGGCAACGTGGAAAATGTACCGTCGGCAATTCTGACGGAAGGCATTGAACCCATTGCCATCGCTGAAGGGCCCTACACCGATAAACCCAACCCCCACGCCTGGATGTCCCCCCGCAACGCTCTGGTGTATGTGGAAAATATCCGCCAAGCTTTTGTGGAAATAGACCCCGACAATGCGGAATATTACAACGCCAATGCAGCGGCCTACAGTGAGAAGTTGAAGGCGATCGATACCCAACTAGCTTCTGATTTGCAGAATGTACCCCCTAGCCAAAGATTTTTGGTCAGTTGTGAAGGGGCTTTCTCCTATCTAGCCCGGGACTATGGCATGGAAGAGATTTACCTCTGGCCCATTAATGCGGAGCAACAGTTCACTCCTAAACAGGTGCAAAGGGTTATTGAACAGGTGAAAACGAATGATGTACCGACAATTTTTTGTGAAAGCACCGTTAGTGATGAAGGGCAAAAACAAGTGGCCCAGGCCACCGGCGCTCGCTTTGGCGGCAATCTCTATGTGGATTCCCTCTCCACTGAAGAAGGCCCTGTGCCCACCTTTTTGGATCTGCTGGAATACGATGCCCGGACCATTGCCAACGGTCTTCTCGCCGGCGCCAACGCCAAGCCCTGA